The Flavobacterium commune genome contains a region encoding:
- a CDS encoding type I restriction enzyme HsdR N-terminal domain-containing protein, translated as MQKLNFQAYTFRFKNSENKTAIFDEIRKKFIILTPEEWVRQHVVRFLLEEKKYPKSLINVEKVLLVNGLRKRYDVVVFNPDGSIHILVECKAPEVKITQGTFDQIARYNMTMKSSFLMVSNGLNHYFCQMDYENEKYQFQAELPDYKIENTPKP; from the coding sequence ATGCAAAAACTCAATTTTCAAGCTTATACTTTTCGTTTCAAAAATAGCGAAAATAAAACGGCAATTTTTGATGAAATCAGGAAAAAATTCATCATTCTTACTCCCGAAGAATGGGTTCGTCAGCATGTAGTCCGTTTTTTATTGGAAGAGAAAAAATATCCAAAATCCTTAATTAATGTCGAAAAAGTATTATTGGTCAACGGATTAAGAAAAAGATACGATGTGGTTGTTTTTAATCCTGACGGTTCCATCCATATTTTAGTCGAATGCAAAGCACCCGAAGTAAAAATCACCCAGGGGACTTTTGACCAAATTGCCCGCTACAATATGACGATGAAATCCAGTTTTTTGATGGTAAGCAATGGATTGAATCATTATTTTTGCCAAATGGATTATGAGAATGAGAAATACCAATTTCAAGCCGAACTTCCCGATTATAAAATAGAAAACACACCAAAACCTTGA
- a CDS encoding ATP-dependent helicase: MQQYISQLNEAQRAPVLQKDGPMIIIAGAGSGKTRVLTIRIAYLMHQGIDAFNILSLTFTNKAAREMKNRIADIVGASEAKNLWMGTFHSIFAKILRSEADKLGYPSNFTIYDSQDSLRAISGIIKEMQLDRDIYKPKQILSRISTFKNSLITVKAYFNDPDLQEADAMAKKPRMGEIYQAYVDRCFKSGAMDFDDLLLKTNELLTRFPEVLAKYQNRFRYILVDEYQDTNHSQYLIVRALSDKFQNICVVGDDAQSIYAFRGANINNILNFQKDYQGVQTYRLEQNYRSSRNIVEAANTVMEHNKTKLEKVVWTANEFGPKIKVHRSLTDAEEGRFVASTIFEQKMQNQMTNGQFAILYRTNAQSRAMEDALRKRDIPYRIYGGLSFYQRKEIKDVLCYLRLVLNPKDEEALIRVINYPARGIGDTTIEKLTVAANHYKRSIFEVMQNIDRIDLKLNSGTKQKLQDFVTMIQSFQVINENQDAFYITDHVSKKTGLVQELKKDATPEGMAKIQNIEELLNGIKDFTEGQREIDGARGSLSEFMEDVALATDLDKDTGDEDRVALMTIHLAKGLEFPHVFVVGMEEDLFPSAMSMSTRSELEEERRLFYVALTRAEHQAYLTYSQSRYRWGKLTDSEPSRFIEEIDGQFLEYLTPAESNYRFKPMIDKDVFGDVDKSKLRLAKPSNGTPPKYITDNQPKPEAAIRKLKPVSSNAPSGAANLFDNQLTAGNIVMHERFGRGQVLNLEGVGADKKAEIKFEVGGIKKLLLRFAKLDVIG; encoded by the coding sequence ATGCAACAATATATTTCGCAACTCAACGAAGCTCAGCGCGCACCAGTACTACAAAAAGATGGTCCAATGATTATTATTGCCGGTGCCGGTTCTGGAAAAACCCGTGTGTTAACCATTAGAATTGCTTATTTGATGCATCAGGGAATTGATGCTTTTAATATTTTGTCGCTTACCTTTACCAATAAAGCGGCGCGTGAGATGAAAAACCGTATTGCTGACATTGTGGGTGCCAGCGAAGCCAAAAACCTTTGGATGGGAACTTTTCACTCTATTTTCGCTAAAATTTTACGTTCGGAAGCAGACAAATTAGGTTATCCTTCTAATTTTACTATTTATGATTCTCAGGATTCGCTGCGTGCTATTTCCGGAATTATTAAAGAAATGCAATTGGACAGGGATATCTATAAACCCAAACAGATTCTAAGCCGAATTTCGACTTTCAAAAATAGTTTGATTACGGTAAAAGCCTATTTCAATGATCCCGATTTACAGGAAGCCGATGCCATGGCTAAAAAGCCGAGAATGGGCGAAATCTATCAGGCTTATGTAGATCGTTGTTTCAAATCGGGAGCGATGGATTTTGATGATTTATTGTTGAAAACCAATGAATTATTAACTCGTTTTCCGGAAGTTTTAGCCAAATACCAAAATCGTTTCCGCTATATTCTGGTGGATGAGTACCAGGATACTAACCATTCTCAATATTTGATTGTTCGTGCTTTATCGGATAAATTCCAGAATATTTGTGTGGTGGGTGATGATGCACAAAGTATTTATGCTTTCCGTGGAGCGAACATCAATAATATCCTGAATTTCCAAAAAGATTATCAAGGTGTTCAGACCTATAGATTAGAACAAAATTACCGTTCGTCCCGAAATATTGTGGAAGCAGCAAATACGGTAATGGAACATAATAAAACCAAACTGGAGAAGGTGGTTTGGACTGCCAATGAGTTTGGACCAAAAATTAAAGTACACCGCAGTTTAACCGATGCAGAAGAAGGTCGTTTTGTTGCCAGCACTATTTTCGAACAAAAAATGCAAAATCAAATGACTAACGGTCAATTTGCTATTTTGTATCGAACTAATGCGCAATCGCGAGCAATGGAAGATGCACTCAGAAAAAGAGATATTCCGTATCGAATTTATGGAGGTTTGTCTTTTTACCAAAGAAAAGAAATCAAAGACGTTTTGTGTTATTTGCGATTAGTACTTAATCCTAAGGACGAAGAAGCTTTAATACGTGTTATCAATTATCCGGCACGAGGAATAGGGGATACGACTATTGAAAAATTGACTGTTGCAGCGAATCATTACAAAAGATCAATTTTTGAAGTGATGCAGAATATTGATCGCATCGATTTAAAACTGAATTCGGGAACCAAACAGAAATTACAGGATTTCGTTACGATGATTCAGAGTTTTCAGGTGATTAACGAAAATCAGGATGCTTTTTATATTACGGATCATGTTTCTAAAAAAACAGGATTAGTTCAGGAATTAAAGAAAGATGCTACTCCGGAAGGAATGGCAAAAATCCAGAATATCGAAGAATTATTAAACGGTATTAAAGATTTTACCGAAGGTCAAAGAGAAATTGACGGAGCCCGTGGTTCTTTGTCTGAATTTATGGAAGATGTGGCATTGGCAACCGATTTAGACAAAGATACCGGCGATGAAGATCGTGTGGCTTTGATGACGATTCACCTGGCAAAAGGACTGGAGTTTCCTCATGTTTTTGTGGTAGGAATGGAAGAAGATTTGTTTCCGTCAGCTATGAGTATGAGTACGCGTTCAGAATTAGAGGAAGAACGCCGTTTGTTTTATGTTGCCTTAACAAGGGCCGAACATCAGGCGTATTTGACTTATTCGCAATCGCGTTACCGTTGGGGGAAATTGACAGACAGCGAACCTTCGCGTTTTATCGAAGAAATTGATGGGCAATTTTTAGAATACCTAACACCGGCCGAAAGTAATTATCGATTTAAACCTATGATTGATAAGGATGTTTTTGGAGATGTAGACAAATCTAAATTACGTTTAGCAAAACCTTCAAATGGAACGCCTCCAAAATATATTACTGATAACCAACCCAAACCGGAAGCGGCAATCAGAAAATTAAAACCGGTTTCTTCTAATGCTCCTTCAGGAGCTGCGAACTTATTTGATAATCAATTAACTGCCGGAAATATTGTTATGCACGAACGTTTTGGGCGAGGACAAGTATTAAATTTGGAAGGCGTTGGTGCCGATAAAAAGGCTGAAATTAAGTTTGAAGTGGGAGGGATTAAAAAGCTTTTGCTACGATTTGCGAAGTTGGATGTTATTGGGTAA
- a CDS encoding L-threonylcarbamoyladenylate synthase, protein MAEFIKIYEDKPSEAAIAKVVKVLRDGGLVIYPTDTVYGLGCDITNSRALEKIAKIKGVKLEKAKFSFICHDLSNLSDYVKQIDTATFKILKRALPGPYTFILPGNNNLPREFKKKTTVGIRVPENNITLEIVRVLGNPIVTMSIRDEDDVVEYTTDPELIFEKWQNLVDMVIDGGYGDNVASTIIDLSGHEPEVIREGKGSLDIL, encoded by the coding sequence ATGGCAGAATTCATAAAAATATACGAAGACAAACCATCCGAAGCAGCTATTGCTAAAGTGGTTAAGGTTTTAAGAGATGGTGGTCTGGTAATTTATCCAACAGACACAGTGTATGGTTTGGGTTGCGATATTACTAATTCCAGAGCTTTAGAAAAAATCGCAAAAATTAAAGGTGTAAAGCTTGAAAAAGCGAAGTTTTCGTTTATTTGTCACGATTTGAGCAATCTTTCGGATTATGTGAAGCAAATTGATACCGCGACTTTTAAAATTTTAAAAAGAGCTTTGCCGGGTCCTTATACTTTTATTTTACCGGGAAATAATAATTTACCAAGAGAATTTAAAAAGAAAACTACTGTGGGTATTCGTGTGCCTGAAAATAATATTACGCTGGAAATTGTAAGAGTACTGGGAAATCCTATCGTTACAATGTCTATTCGTGATGAAGATGATGTGGTAGAATATACCACTGATCCTGAACTGATTTTTGAAAAATGGCAGAATCTGGTTGATATGGTTATTGATGGTGGTTATGGGGATAATGTGGCTTCTACTATTATTGACTTGTCAGGACATGAACCTGAAGTAATTCGTGAAGGAAAGGGAAGTTTGGATATCCTTTAA
- a CDS encoding glycosyltransferase family 2 protein: MKKIAVVILNWNGTKLLEQFLPSVVKYSPEAEIYVADNASTDDSVDFVKANFPTVKIVKNTGNYGFAKGYNEALQHIDAEIYALVNSDIEVTENWLNPILETFENEPKTAIIQPKLLDFKNKEYFEYAGAAGGFIDKYGYPYCRGRIFETIEKDNGQYNDALEITWASGACFFIRSKVYHELKGFDADFFAHQEEIDLCWRAKNLNYTIKYNPNSVVYHVGGATLQQGNPKKTFLNFRNSLLMLVKNLPKESLYSVLFIRLLLDGIAGIHFLTQGKFSHFWAILKAHFYFYSLFSETYKKRGDFQSKTYYTVKSIVINYYLNNGKVFAK, from the coding sequence TTGAAAAAAATAGCAGTCGTTATCCTTAATTGGAATGGAACAAAATTACTGGAACAGTTCTTACCTTCCGTTGTAAAATATTCTCCAGAAGCTGAAATTTATGTTGCCGATAATGCTTCGACTGATGATTCTGTTGACTTTGTAAAAGCGAATTTTCCAACTGTTAAAATTGTAAAAAACACCGGGAATTATGGTTTTGCCAAAGGTTACAACGAAGCTTTGCAACACATTGATGCCGAAATTTATGCTTTGGTCAATTCAGATATTGAAGTGACTGAAAATTGGTTAAATCCTATTTTAGAAACTTTCGAAAACGAACCAAAAACAGCTATTATCCAACCTAAATTATTGGATTTTAAAAACAAAGAATACTTTGAATATGCCGGTGCTGCTGGTGGTTTCATTGACAAATATGGCTATCCTTATTGTCGTGGACGTATTTTTGAAACTATCGAAAAAGATAACGGGCAATATAATGACGCCCTTGAAATCACTTGGGCTTCAGGAGCCTGTTTTTTCATTCGCAGTAAAGTATATCATGAATTAAAAGGATTTGATGCTGATTTTTTTGCGCATCAGGAAGAAATTGATTTGTGTTGGCGTGCAAAAAATTTAAATTATACAATCAAATACAACCCTAATTCAGTAGTATATCATGTAGGCGGAGCGACTTTACAACAAGGAAATCCAAAGAAAACTTTTCTGAATTTCCGAAATTCATTATTAATGTTGGTTAAAAATTTACCCAAAGAAAGTTTGTATTCGGTTTTATTTATTCGATTATTACTCGATGGAATTGCTGGAATACATTTTTTAACACAAGGAAAATTCAGTCATTTCTGGGCAATTTTGAAAGCACATTTTTATTTTTACAGCTTATTTTCAGAAACTTACAAGAAAAGAGGTGATTTTCAATCAAAAACATACTATACTGTTAAAAGTATCGTTATAAATTACTATTTAAACAATGGCAAGGTCTTTGCGAAGTAA
- a CDS encoding M23 family metallopeptidase, with product MKKYYFVILLCFNLVVGYSQSENIENPAILKQFQNLYNTSQYDKIHASFSDFAKKNLPLNEMKDFLTKLNSSYGAIHKMELVGFKDNFDVYKTDFDKGVLCLYLALSDTKISGIYASPYDASKFPEIKRNVTPMQLPFKEEWTVFWGGDTRILNYHVVSNFQQNAFDIVINKEGKSYKTDGKTNEDYYCFGKEIIAPCDAEVVFAIDGIKDNVPGVMNTMFLLGNSILLKTKNEEYILLAHFKQNSLKVKQGDFIKQGKLLGLSGNSGNSSEPHLHFHIQNQESFDKAKGIKCYFDSLKVNGTLKKNYSPIKGDKITNYF from the coding sequence ATGAAAAAGTATTACTTCGTAATCTTATTATGTTTCAATTTGGTTGTTGGATATTCTCAAAGTGAAAATATTGAAAATCCAGCTATATTAAAGCAGTTTCAAAATTTATATAATACATCACAGTATGATAAGATACATGCTTCATTTTCGGATTTTGCCAAAAAGAATTTACCTCTTAATGAAATGAAAGATTTTTTAACAAAATTGAATTCAAGTTATGGTGCAATTCATAAAATGGAATTGGTAGGTTTTAAGGATAATTTTGATGTTTACAAGACTGATTTTGATAAAGGTGTATTGTGTTTATATCTAGCCTTAAGTGATACTAAAATAAGTGGAATTTATGCTTCGCCTTATGATGCCAGTAAATTTCCTGAAATTAAAAGAAATGTTACTCCTATGCAATTACCTTTTAAAGAAGAATGGACGGTTTTTTGGGGTGGTGATACCAGAATTTTAAATTATCATGTTGTCTCAAATTTTCAGCAGAATGCATTTGATATTGTGATTAATAAGGAGGGAAAAAGTTATAAAACAGATGGTAAAACAAACGAAGATTATTATTGTTTTGGAAAAGAAATTATTGCTCCTTGCGATGCAGAAGTTGTTTTTGCTATTGATGGAATTAAAGACAATGTTCCAGGAGTTATGAATACGATGTTTTTATTAGGGAATTCTATTTTGTTGAAAACAAAAAATGAAGAGTATATTTTATTGGCACATTTCAAGCAAAATTCATTGAAAGTAAAACAAGGGGATTTTATAAAACAGGGTAAATTACTTGGTTTGAGTGGGAATTCTGGTAATTCTTCAGAGCCACATTTACATTTTCATATTCAAAACCAAGAAAGTTTTGATAAAGCTAAAGGGATAAAGTGTTATTTTGATTCCTTAAAGGTTAATGGTACTTTAAAAAAGAATTATTCTCCAATAAAAGGAGATAAAATTACCAACTATTTTTAA
- a CDS encoding OmpA/MotB family protein has translation MKKVVIALSVLALLTSCVSKKKYAALEAKNKETQDLLNTATVKLNSCLEEKAGLTARVEGLKEQNQGLISTSKDLTMLTAKGAENLEKSLESLKEKDLKISRLQDALTRKDSVTLAVVTSLKSVVGLNDEDIEINVEKGVVFISISDKMLFKTGSYNVTDRAKSVLAKVAKVVNDKPDFECMVEGHTDNVPYIGNNILLDNWDLSVKRSTSIIRVLTNELGVKPEQLVAAGRSSYVPLVPNTSAENRAKNRRTRILVLPKIDQFYDMVEKEMKKQQK, from the coding sequence ATGAAAAAAGTTGTAATTGCCCTTTCGGTACTCGCTCTTTTAACTTCTTGTGTATCTAAAAAGAAATACGCAGCTTTAGAAGCAAAAAACAAAGAAACTCAGGATTTATTAAATACTGCTACTGTAAAATTAAATTCATGCCTTGAAGAAAAAGCAGGACTTACAGCAAGAGTTGAAGGTTTAAAAGAACAAAATCAAGGTTTAATCAGTACTTCAAAAGATTTGACTATGTTAACAGCTAAAGGAGCTGAAAACTTAGAAAAATCACTGGAAAGCTTAAAAGAAAAAGATTTAAAAATATCCAGACTTCAGGATGCTTTAACCAGAAAAGACAGTGTTACACTTGCTGTTGTAACCAGCTTAAAAAGCGTAGTAGGATTAAACGATGAAGATATCGAAATCAATGTTGAAAAAGGAGTAGTATTTATTTCTATTTCTGATAAAATGTTGTTTAAAACAGGTAGTTATAATGTAACTGACAGAGCAAAAAGCGTTTTAGCAAAAGTGGCAAAAGTAGTTAACGATAAACCGGATTTTGAATGTATGGTTGAAGGTCATACTGATAATGTACCTTACATTGGAAACAACATCTTGTTAGACAACTGGGATTTGAGTGTGAAACGTTCTACTTCTATCATCCGTGTGTTAACAAACGAATTAGGTGTGAAACCAGAACAATTAGTTGCCGCAGGTAGAAGTTCTTATGTTCCTTTAGTACCAAACACTTCTGCTGAAAACAGAGCTAAAAACAGAAGAACCCGTATTCTTGTTCTTCCTAAAATTGACCAGTTCTATGATATGGTTGAAAAAGAAATGAAAAAACAACAAAAATAA